The Pseudomonas sp. R4-35-07 genome contains a region encoding:
- the glpT gene encoding glycerol-3-phosphate transporter: MFAFFRPAAHQAPLPEEKIDTTYRRLRWQIFAGIFIGYAGYYLLRKNFSLAMPYLIDEGYTRGELGLAMSAIAIAYGLSKFLMGLVSDRSNPRYFLPFGLLVSAGVMFIFGFAPWATSSVTMMFILLFINGWAQGMGWPPSGRTMVHWWSQKERGGVVSVWNVAHNVGGGLIGPLFLLGMAWFNDWHAAFYVPATVALAVAAFAFITMRDTPQSVGLPPIEKYKNDYPEGYDASHEDEFSAKEIFVKYVLRNKMLWYIAFANVFVYLLRYGVLDWAPTYLKEAKHFTVDKSSWAYFFYEWAGIPGTLLCGWMSDKIFRGNRGLTGIVFMALVTVATLVYWLNPPGNPTVDMIALVSIGFLIYGPVMLIGLQALELAPKKAAGTAAGFTGLFGYLGGSVAASAAMGYTVDHFGWDGGFVLLIGACVLAIAFLIPTLWHTNSVSSAR, translated from the coding sequence ATGTTTGCTTTCTTTCGCCCTGCCGCACATCAGGCGCCCCTGCCTGAAGAAAAAATAGACACAACCTACCGACGGCTGCGCTGGCAGATCTTCGCCGGTATTTTCATCGGTTACGCCGGCTACTACCTGCTGCGCAAAAACTTCTCCCTGGCCATGCCCTACCTGATCGACGAGGGTTACACCCGTGGTGAACTGGGCCTGGCGATGTCGGCCATCGCGATTGCCTACGGCCTGTCCAAGTTCCTCATGGGCTTGGTGTCCGACCGCTCCAACCCGCGCTACTTCCTGCCCTTCGGCCTGCTGGTTTCAGCCGGGGTGATGTTCATTTTCGGTTTCGCGCCGTGGGCAACGTCCAGCGTGACCATGATGTTCATTTTGCTGTTCATCAACGGTTGGGCCCAGGGCATGGGCTGGCCACCGAGTGGGCGGACCATGGTGCACTGGTGGTCGCAGAAGGAACGCGGCGGCGTGGTATCGGTGTGGAACGTGGCGCACAACGTCGGCGGCGGCCTGATCGGCCCGCTGTTCCTGTTGGGCATGGCCTGGTTCAACGACTGGCATGCGGCATTTTACGTGCCGGCCACGGTGGCGCTGGCAGTGGCGGCGTTTGCCTTCATCACCATGCGTGACACCCCGCAATCGGTCGGCTTGCCGCCTATCGAAAAGTACAAGAACGACTACCCGGAAGGCTACGACGCCAGCCACGAAGACGAATTCAGCGCCAAGGAAATCTTCGTCAAGTACGTGCTGCGCAACAAAATGCTGTGGTACATCGCGTTCGCCAACGTGTTCGTCTACTTGCTGCGCTACGGCGTACTGGACTGGGCGCCGACCTACTTGAAAGAAGCCAAGCATTTCACAGTCGACAAGTCGTCGTGGGCGTATTTCTTCTACGAGTGGGCCGGTATCCCGGGCACGCTGCTGTGTGGCTGGATGTCGGACAAGATCTTCCGTGGCAATCGCGGCCTGACCGGCATCGTGTTCATGGCGCTGGTGACCGTGGCGACCCTGGTTTACTGGCTTAACCCGCCGGGCAATCCTACGGTCGACATGATCGCTCTGGTTTCCATCGGCTTCCTGATCTACGGCCCGGTGATGCTGATCGGCCTGCAGGCGCTGGAACTGGCACCGAAGAAAGCCGCCGGTACGGCTGCGGGTTTCACCGGCCTGTTCGGCTACCTGGGCGGTTCGGTGGCCGCGAGTGCGGCGATGGGCTACACCGTGGACCACTTCGGCTGGGACGGTGGTTTCGTGCTGCTGATCGGCGCATGCGTCTTGGCGATTGCCTTCCTGATCCCAACGCTGTGGCACACCAACAGCGTCAGCTCGGCGCGTTAA
- a CDS encoding gamma-glutamylcyclotransferase has protein sequence MTAIETDLLQLAYPPRLDLGPQLTHEQLMSSMQATMARHKGGPVWLFAYGSLIWRPECSSTERVRARVHGYHRGLYLWSHEHRGTPELPGLVFGLDRGGSCSGFAYRLPEDQLEASLYALWQREMPYPSYRPHWLSCRLEDGSQVQALGFVLERHLPSYAGNLPDIVLNHVLQSACGRYGTTRDYVEQTVNALRSHAMPDKNLEARLKRCAKDCSGG, from the coding sequence ATGACCGCCATTGAAACCGATCTTTTGCAGTTGGCTTACCCTCCGCGGCTCGACTTGGGGCCGCAACTCACTCACGAACAATTGATGAGCTCAATGCAGGCCACCATGGCTCGGCACAAGGGTGGGCCGGTCTGGCTATTTGCATATGGTTCGCTGATCTGGCGCCCGGAATGTTCATCCACCGAGCGGGTGCGAGCGCGGGTCCATGGTTATCATCGGGGCTTGTACTTGTGGTCCCACGAGCACCGGGGCACGCCGGAGTTGCCGGGCTTGGTGTTCGGGCTGGATCGAGGCGGCTCGTGCAGCGGGTTTGCTTACCGCTTGCCGGAAGATCAGTTGGAGGCTTCGCTTTATGCGTTGTGGCAACGCGAGATGCCTTACCCGTCCTATCGACCGCACTGGCTCAGTTGCCGGCTGGAAGATGGCAGCCAGGTACAGGCGTTGGGGTTTGTGCTTGAGCGGCACTTGCCCAGCTATGCCGGCAACTTGCCCGATATTGTGCTCAATCATGTGCTGCAAAGCGCTTGCGGGCGTTACGGCACCACTCGTGATTATGTCGAGCAGACCGTGAACGCCCTGCGTAGCCACGCCATGCCAGATAAAAACCTGGAGGCGCGGCTCAAGCGTTGTGCAAAGGATTGCTCAGGCGGTTAA
- a CDS encoding TonB-dependent siderophore receptor, with amino-acid sequence MGSYKKHALYSAILSANLLTAVGFNPVLADETPAAEAPRLDAVIVTGTRAQERTASASLSPIDVISGETLRSTGSDELGAVLARLIPSINFPRPSLVDGAELVRPAQLRGLSPDQVLVLVNGKRRHTSAFVNLGGAVGRGSAPADLNAIPLSAVDHIEVLRDGASARYGSDAIAGVINVILKHADHGGSVSTKFGEYKKGDGIQRTVSGNTGLALGDNGFINLSAEGADNDYTNRAGNDYRPGSIGSTTYGQRVFRQGEPATNEGKFQFNAEYAFNDAAEFYTFGGYSKRRGETAAFYRASNASNNIAALNPNGYLPLIKGNLEDTSLVAGLRGLLAYDWHYDLSANYGKNQYELGTETINTSLGLGTPRKFNNGTLSNDQKQVSLDLSREFDLGFLPYPVSVAFGGEYLHQSYQIEAGEPASYYQTGSSGLGGFRDADAGTSTRHNWAQYLDLETNFTEKLSASAAVRHEDYSDFGSNFSGSLSARYDFTPQVALRGSISNGFRAPSLAQQNFAYTSSQLIGNTIQEAGTFPANSQVARLLGAEDLKAEKSRNYSLGLVLEPADDLTVTLDVYRIDIRDRISLSSNLALNPATVAYLQANGVGNINYTTARYFTNATDTSTDGIDLVANYRYQFDNGIRWNSTVGYNYNHTKVTDVKANPAVLDSLGANLVRVDRRERIGLLGDTTPQHKLSLGNDFTFGQWALHSNLVRYGEFTSYQADKVNDQTFKAAWVLDLSADYKLKNWTFTLGGDNVTDKYPEKVNAYASSGGNLAYSTFSPYGYSGAFYYGKVAYNW; translated from the coding sequence ATGGGGAGTTACAAGAAACACGCGCTGTACTCAGCGATTTTGTCGGCCAATTTGCTGACCGCTGTGGGGTTCAATCCCGTCCTGGCAGACGAAACGCCTGCCGCCGAAGCGCCCAGGCTCGACGCTGTGATCGTTACCGGTACCCGCGCTCAGGAGCGCACTGCCAGCGCTTCGTTGTCGCCTATCGACGTGATCTCCGGCGAAACCCTGCGCAGCACCGGCTCCGACGAATTGGGCGCCGTGTTGGCGCGCCTGATTCCATCGATCAACTTTCCCCGGCCAAGCCTGGTCGATGGCGCCGAACTGGTGCGCCCGGCGCAGTTGCGCGGCCTGTCGCCGGACCAGGTGCTGGTGCTGGTTAACGGCAAGCGCCGTCACACCAGTGCCTTCGTCAATCTCGGCGGAGCGGTGGGCCGTGGTTCTGCACCGGCAGACTTGAACGCGATCCCGCTCTCGGCAGTCGACCACATCGAAGTGCTGCGTGATGGCGCCTCTGCACGTTACGGCTCCGATGCGATCGCCGGGGTGATCAACGTGATCCTCAAGCATGCCGACCATGGCGGCTCCGTCTCCACCAAGTTCGGTGAATACAAGAAGGGCGACGGAATCCAGCGCACTGTCAGTGGCAACACCGGCCTCGCATTGGGCGACAATGGCTTTATCAACCTCTCGGCCGAAGGCGCCGACAACGATTACACCAATCGCGCAGGTAATGATTACCGCCCCGGCAGCATCGGCTCTACCACCTACGGTCAGCGTGTGTTCCGTCAGGGCGAGCCTGCCACCAATGAAGGCAAGTTCCAGTTCAACGCCGAATATGCCTTCAACGATGCGGCCGAGTTCTACACCTTCGGCGGCTACAGCAAGCGGCGTGGCGAAACGGCAGCGTTCTATCGGGCGAGCAATGCGTCCAACAATATTGCGGCGCTCAACCCTAACGGCTACCTGCCGCTGATCAAGGGTAACCTGGAAGACACCTCACTGGTGGCCGGTTTGCGTGGTCTGCTGGCTTACGACTGGCACTACGATTTGTCGGCCAACTACGGCAAGAACCAGTATGAACTGGGCACTGAAACCATCAATACGTCCCTGGGCCTGGGCACGCCGCGCAAATTCAACAACGGCACCTTGAGCAACGATCAGAAGCAAGTCAGCCTGGACCTGTCCCGGGAGTTTGACCTGGGCTTTCTGCCGTACCCGGTTTCCGTGGCGTTTGGCGGTGAATACCTGCATCAGAGCTATCAAATCGAAGCAGGGGAGCCCGCGTCCTACTACCAGACCGGCAGCTCGGGCCTCGGCGGCTTCCGCGATGCGGATGCGGGCACCAGCACCCGGCATAACTGGGCGCAATATCTGGACCTGGAAACCAACTTCACCGAAAAACTCAGCGCCTCGGCTGCCGTGCGCCATGAGGACTACAGCGATTTTGGCTCCAATTTCAGCGGTTCGCTGTCGGCCCGTTATGACTTCACCCCGCAAGTGGCGTTGCGCGGCAGCATTTCCAACGGCTTTCGCGCGCCGTCCCTGGCTCAGCAGAATTTCGCCTATACCTCGTCGCAGTTGATCGGCAACACGATCCAGGAGGCCGGCACGTTCCCGGCTAACAGCCAGGTGGCGCGACTGCTCGGCGCCGAAGACCTCAAGGCCGAGAAGTCACGCAACTACAGCCTTGGCCTGGTGCTGGAGCCTGCCGACGACCTGACGGTGACGCTGGATGTGTATCGCATCGACATACGTGACCGCATCAGCCTGTCGTCCAACCTCGCGCTCAACCCGGCGACGGTTGCCTACCTGCAAGCCAACGGGGTCGGCAATATCAACTACACCACCGCGCGTTACTTCACCAATGCCACCGACACCAGCACCGACGGCATCGACCTGGTGGCCAACTATCGCTATCAGTTCGATAACGGTATCCGCTGGAACAGCACCGTGGGCTACAACTACAACCACACCAAAGTCACCGACGTGAAAGCCAACCCGGCGGTCCTCGACAGTCTGGGCGCCAACCTGGTGCGGGTGGACCGTCGCGAGCGCATCGGTTTGCTCGGTGACACCACCCCCCAGCACAAGCTGAGCCTGGGCAACGATTTCACCTTCGGCCAGTGGGCGCTGCACAGCAACCTGGTGCGCTATGGTGAGTTCACCAGCTACCAGGCGGACAAGGTCAACGACCAGACCTTCAAGGCGGCCTGGGTGCTCGACCTGTCGGCGGATTACAAATTGAAGAACTGGACTTTCACCCTTGGTGGCGACAACGTCACCGACAAATACCCCGAGAAGGTCAATGCCTACGCCAGCAGTGGTGGCAATCTCGCCTACAGCACTTTTTCGCCGTACGGTTACAGCGGCGCGTTTTATTACGGTAAAGTCGCTTACAACTGGTAA
- a CDS encoding acyltransferase family protein: MTTLAYRRDIDGLRAIAVLAVVLFHFGVPGLIGGFVGVDVFFVISGFLITSIIWRERQAGRFSFIDFWARRARRILPALFVMIAATLAVGWFLLAPKDYEELGRSAHYQVTFTSNLLFARQHGYFDASSDIKPLLHTWSLAVEEQFYIVFPLLLTLLSSRLKHWRLALFAVLLGSFGMSVWAVEHEPQKAFFLLHLRAWELLAGAMLAVLPKYEWRASPALAQGVSLASLALILIAVLGYDAKTPFPGATALLPVLGVVGLIWANGQQHTWVGRLLSTRLMVGIGLISYSWYLWHWPVFVYANYAAVDGLSTLELAGLMLLSLVLGYLSWRFVETPFREKRLLAARKAILAAAVVGILGLGFTGLAIREFDGVPSRLSEQALRFAQAKKWSPDLLACMADKDTPDERLFCHFGPPTQSVSALVWGDSHATALIPALKEGADRHDISLVEASFAGCIPLDGLENIARCAHFNRRVEKAMAEKKFSDVVLAARWSLYVYGQMSGDKEHALKDPSTGEYVRAIAEQRFAQGLRERIQALRAAGHKVWLVKEVPLQEIIVPYRLSRLAMMNRPVDGEGLAVAEHVKRQAFISQLFDELAAADSGVRVLDPAPLLCGTDGLCRVELNGRALYTDDNHLSDVGARHIEAFLEPLFRSLQSRGLTAN, from the coding sequence ATGACCACTCTTGCTTACCGCAGAGACATCGATGGCCTGCGTGCCATCGCTGTCCTCGCCGTCGTGTTGTTTCACTTCGGCGTTCCTGGCCTTATCGGCGGTTTCGTTGGCGTTGACGTCTTCTTCGTTATTTCCGGTTTTCTGATCACGTCCATTATCTGGCGCGAGCGCCAGGCCGGACGCTTCAGTTTCATTGATTTCTGGGCCCGCCGCGCACGGCGCATCCTGCCGGCGCTGTTTGTAATGATTGCAGCGACACTGGCGGTGGGCTGGTTCCTGTTGGCGCCCAAGGACTATGAGGAGTTGGGGCGGTCGGCGCACTATCAGGTGACCTTTACCTCAAATTTGCTGTTCGCGCGCCAGCATGGCTACTTTGATGCGTCCTCTGACATCAAGCCGCTGCTGCATACCTGGTCGCTGGCGGTAGAAGAGCAGTTCTATATTGTCTTCCCGCTGCTGCTCACGTTGCTTTCAAGCCGCCTGAAACACTGGCGCCTGGCGCTGTTCGCGGTGTTGCTGGGCTCCTTTGGCATGAGCGTCTGGGCGGTTGAGCATGAGCCGCAAAAAGCGTTTTTCCTGCTGCACCTGCGGGCCTGGGAGTTGCTGGCCGGCGCGATGCTGGCGGTGCTGCCCAAATATGAGTGGCGCGCCTCGCCCGCCCTGGCGCAAGGGGTCAGCCTGGCCTCCCTGGCACTGATTCTGATCGCCGTATTGGGTTACGACGCGAAAACCCCTTTCCCCGGCGCGACCGCGCTATTGCCGGTGCTGGGTGTGGTCGGGCTGATCTGGGCCAACGGGCAGCAACACACCTGGGTCGGACGCCTGTTGAGTACGCGGCTGATGGTCGGGATCGGGCTGATTTCCTATTCCTGGTACCTCTGGCATTGGCCGGTGTTCGTGTACGCCAACTATGCTGCGGTGGATGGCTTGAGCACCCTGGAATTGGCCGGGTTGATGCTGCTCTCGTTGGTGCTGGGCTACTTGTCCTGGCGCTTCGTGGAAACGCCGTTCCGGGAAAAGCGCTTGTTGGCCGCCCGCAAGGCAATTCTGGCGGCAGCCGTGGTCGGCATCCTGGGGCTGGGCTTTACGGGCCTTGCGATACGTGAATTCGACGGTGTGCCTTCACGGTTGTCCGAACAGGCGTTGCGTTTTGCTCAGGCGAAAAAATGGAGCCCGGACCTGCTGGCGTGCATGGCTGACAAAGACACACCCGACGAGCGGTTGTTCTGCCACTTTGGTCCGCCAACCCAGTCCGTCTCGGCGCTGGTATGGGGTGACAGCCATGCTACCGCGCTGATTCCGGCACTCAAAGAGGGCGCTGATCGCCACGATATCAGCTTGGTTGAAGCCAGCTTCGCGGGCTGTATTCCGTTGGATGGCCTGGAGAACATTGCCCGGTGCGCGCATTTCAACCGTCGCGTCGAGAAGGCGATGGCCGAGAAAAAATTCAGCGATGTGGTGCTGGCGGCGCGCTGGAGCCTGTATGTCTATGGGCAGATGTCGGGTGACAAAGAGCATGCGCTCAAGGACCCCAGCACCGGCGAGTATGTGCGTGCTATCGCCGAGCAGCGCTTTGCCCAGGGCCTGCGCGAGCGCATCCAGGCGCTGCGCGCTGCCGGGCATAAGGTCTGGCTGGTCAAGGAGGTGCCGCTGCAGGAAATCATCGTGCCTTACCGCCTCAGTCGCCTGGCGATGATGAACCGGCCGGTGGACGGTGAAGGGCTCGCCGTGGCCGAGCATGTGAAGCGCCAGGCCTTTATTTCCCAGCTGTTCGACGAGCTGGCGGCGGCCGACAGCGGTGTCAGGGTGCTGGACCCCGCGCCCTTGCTGTGCGGCACCGACGGCTTGTGCCGGGTGGAACTCAATGGCCGCGCGCTGTACACCGACGATAACCACCTTTCCGACGTAGGCGCGCGGCACATCGAGGCCTTCCTGGAGCCGTTGTTCAGATCGCTGCAATCACGGGGGTTGACGGCCAATTAA
- a CDS encoding sn-glycerol-3-phosphate transporter yields MKKFRLPGLLLLAQASTALAGERLAAEDDKGFWYAQTSVYTRHFAPDLEHNNNQDLIGLERNDASGSVYGGATFRNSFRQRSYYAYAGKRYDMAEYPVYLKVTGGAIQGYRGKYRDKIPLNRYGVAPVIIPSLGAYYGPVAAEVVLLGFNAAMVTTGLRF; encoded by the coding sequence ATGAAGAAATTTCGATTGCCTGGCCTGTTACTCCTCGCCCAAGCCAGCACGGCATTGGCTGGCGAAAGGTTGGCTGCCGAGGACGACAAAGGCTTTTGGTACGCCCAGACCAGCGTCTATACCCGGCATTTCGCGCCGGACCTGGAGCACAACAATAACCAGGACCTGATCGGCCTGGAGCGCAACGACGCTTCTGGTTCCGTGTATGGCGGGGCGACGTTTCGCAACTCATTCCGCCAGCGTTCGTACTACGCCTATGCGGGCAAGCGCTATGACATGGCTGAGTACCCGGTGTACCTGAAGGTCACGGGCGGAGCGATCCAAGGTTATCGCGGCAAATACCGCGACAAGATCCCACTGAACCGTTACGGCGTGGCGCCAGTGATCATTCCGTCCTTGGGCGCGTATTACGGGCCAGTGGCGGCGGAAGTGGTGCTGCTGGGGTTCAATGCGGCAATGGTGACGACGGGGTTACGATTCTGA
- a CDS encoding CDP-6-deoxy-delta-3,4-glucoseen reductase, translated as MRVTLQPSGAVLELDPGERILDGARRLGYECPQACRNGVCHVCAALLVEGRVQQAGEVRDHGEFYTCIAEPLEDCIVLWDGVLAPGELPLRKLSCQLSECVEVGGDVWRVRLRAPAGKAVRYHAGQYLMIERENGEKSAFSLASAPHCGRELELHVLAREDSARNLLDQLQRNQMARIELPFGDTHLAQLPDGPLVLIAAGTGMAQMHSLIEHCRASGFKHPVHLYWGVRRPEDFYEIEHWDQWRQLPNLFLHKVVSDLCGWEGRCGLLHEAVCEDIADLKAVHVYASGSPAMIYGTLDALVDAGMDAHQMRADVFAYAPRP; from the coding sequence ATGCGTGTAACCTTGCAACCTTCCGGCGCGGTCCTGGAACTGGACCCTGGCGAACGAATTCTCGACGGCGCGCGCCGCCTGGGCTACGAATGCCCGCAGGCCTGTCGCAACGGCGTCTGCCACGTGTGCGCGGCGCTGCTGGTGGAGGGCCGGGTGCAGCAGGCGGGAGAGGTGCGTGACCATGGTGAGTTCTACACCTGCATCGCCGAGCCGTTGGAAGATTGTATTGTCTTGTGGGATGGCGTGCTGGCACCGGGAGAGCTGCCGTTGCGCAAGTTGTCGTGCCAATTGAGCGAATGCGTGGAAGTCGGCGGCGATGTATGGCGCGTGCGCCTGCGCGCTCCGGCGGGCAAGGCCGTGCGCTACCACGCCGGGCAATACCTGATGATCGAACGTGAGAACGGCGAGAAGTCGGCGTTTTCCCTGGCCTCGGCGCCTCACTGTGGACGCGAGCTGGAACTGCACGTACTGGCCCGCGAAGACAGCGCACGCAACCTGCTGGACCAGCTCCAGCGCAATCAGATGGCCCGCATCGAACTGCCGTTCGGTGACACTCACCTGGCCCAGTTGCCGGACGGGCCGCTGGTGCTGATCGCCGCTGGCACCGGCATGGCTCAGATGCACAGCCTGATCGAGCATTGCCGGGCTTCGGGCTTCAAGCACCCGGTGCACCTGTACTGGGGCGTGCGCCGCCCAGAAGACTTCTACGAGATCGAGCACTGGGATCAGTGGCGGCAACTGCCCAACCTGTTCCTGCACAAAGTCGTCAGTGACCTGTGCGGTTGGGAAGGACGTTGCGGGTTGCTGCATGAAGCCGTGTGCGAAGACATTGCCGACCTTAAGGCCGTGCATGTGTACGCCAGTGGATCACCGGCGATGATCTACGGCACGCTGGATGCATTGGTCGACGCCGGTATGGATGCGCACCAGATGCGCGCTGACGTGTTTGCCTACGCTCCGAGGCCTTGA
- a CDS encoding NADPH:quinone oxidoreductase family protein, whose protein sequence is MKAVLCKAFGPAENLVLEEIASPAIKQNEILLDVHAAGVNFPDTLIIEGKYQFKPPFPFSPGGEAAGVVSEVGEKVSHLKVGDRVMALTGWGSFAEQVAVPGYNVLPIPPSMDFNTAAAFSMTYGTSMHALKQRANLQPGETLLVLGASGGVGLAAVEIGKAMGARVIAAASSADKLAVAKAASADELINYSEASLKDEVKRLTGGNGADVIYDPVGGDLFDQAIRSIAWNGRLLVVGFASGRIPELPVNLALLKGAAVVGVFWGSFAQRQPQDNAANFQQLFTWYGEGKLKPLVSQVYPLAQAAQAINDLGQRKAVGKVVVQTR, encoded by the coding sequence ATGAAAGCTGTGCTGTGCAAAGCCTTCGGCCCCGCCGAAAACCTGGTGCTGGAAGAGATCGCCAGCCCTGCGATCAAGCAGAACGAAATCCTGCTGGACGTGCACGCGGCCGGGGTGAATTTCCCGGACACCCTGATTATCGAAGGCAAGTACCAGTTCAAGCCGCCCTTCCCGTTTTCGCCGGGTGGCGAAGCGGCGGGCGTGGTGAGTGAGGTCGGGGAGAAGGTCAGTCACTTGAAAGTCGGTGATCGTGTAATGGCCTTGACCGGCTGGGGCAGCTTTGCCGAGCAGGTCGCGGTGCCGGGCTATAACGTGCTGCCGATCCCGCCGAGCATGGACTTCAACACCGCCGCCGCCTTCAGCATGACCTACGGCACCTCGATGCACGCACTGAAACAGCGGGCCAACCTGCAACCCGGCGAAACCCTGTTGGTGCTCGGCGCTTCCGGTGGCGTGGGCCTGGCCGCCGTGGAAATCGGCAAGGCCATGGGCGCCCGGGTGATCGCCGCCGCCAGCAGCGCCGACAAGCTCGCGGTGGCTAAGGCGGCCAGCGCCGATGAGCTGATCAACTACAGCGAAGCCAGCCTCAAGGACGAGGTCAAGCGCCTGACCGGTGGCAACGGCGCCGATGTGATCTACGATCCCGTGGGTGGCGACCTGTTTGACCAGGCCATCCGCTCGATCGCCTGGAACGGCCGCTTGTTGGTGGTGGGCTTTGCCAGCGGGCGCATCCCGGAACTGCCGGTGAACCTGGCACTGCTCAAGGGCGCGGCGGTGGTGGGGGTGTTCTGGGGTTCGTTTGCCCAGCGTCAGCCACAGGACAATGCGGCGAATTTTCAGCAACTGTTCACCTGGTATGGCGAGGGCAAGTTGAAGCCGTTGGTGTCGCAGGTGTATCCGCTGGCGCAGGCTGCGCAGGCTATTAACGACCTGGGGCAACGCAAGGCGGTGGGCAAGGTGGTCGTTCAAACCCGCTGA
- the ubiD gene encoding 4-hydroxy-3-polyprenylbenzoate decarboxylase, giving the protein MKFKDLRDFVQQLEQRGELKRIQMPISPVLEMTEICDRTLRNKGPALLFENPTGFDIPVLGNLFGTPERVAFGMGAEAVSELREIGKLLAFLKEPEPPKGLKDAWSKLPIFRKIIAMAPKVVKDAVCQEVIIEGDDVDLAMLPVQTCWPGDVGPLITWGLTVTKGPNKDRQNLGIYRQQVIGRNKVIMRWLSHRGGALDFREWCEKHPGQPFPVSVALGADPATILGAVTPVPDSLSEYAFAGLLRGNRTELVKCRGNDLQVPATAEIILEGVIHPGEMADEGPYGDHTGYYNEVDSFPVFTVERITHRIKPIYHSTYTGRPPDEPAILGVALNEVFVPILQKQFPEITDFYLPPEGCSYRMAIVTMKKSYPGHAKRVMLGVWSFLRQFMYTKFVIVTDDDINARDWNDVIWAITTRMDPKRDTVMIDNTPIDYLDFASPVSGLGSKMGLDATHKWPGETTREWGRVIVKDDAVTARVDAIWKELGID; this is encoded by the coding sequence ATGAAATTCAAGGATCTTCGGGATTTCGTGCAGCAACTTGAGCAGCGCGGAGAGTTGAAACGTATCCAGATGCCGATTTCACCGGTACTGGAAATGACTGAGATTTGCGACCGCACCTTGCGCAACAAGGGCCCGGCGCTGCTGTTCGAGAACCCGACCGGCTTTGACATCCCGGTGCTCGGCAACCTGTTCGGCACCCCCGAACGCGTCGCCTTTGGCATGGGCGCCGAGGCGGTCAGCGAGCTGCGCGAGATCGGCAAGCTGCTGGCCTTCCTCAAGGAGCCCGAGCCGCCCAAAGGCTTGAAGGACGCCTGGTCGAAGCTGCCGATCTTTCGCAAGATCATTGCCATGGCGCCGAAGGTGGTCAAGGACGCGGTGTGCCAGGAAGTAATCATCGAAGGCGATGACGTCGACTTGGCCATGCTCCCGGTGCAGACCTGCTGGCCCGGCGATGTCGGCCCGCTGATCACCTGGGGCCTGACTGTCACCAAGGGCCCGAACAAGGACCGCCAGAACCTCGGCATCTACCGTCAGCAAGTGATCGGCCGCAATAAAGTGATTATGCGCTGGCTGAGCCACCGTGGCGGCGCCCTGGACTTTCGCGAGTGGTGTGAAAAGCATCCGGGCCAGCCGTTCCCGGTGTCCGTGGCCCTCGGCGCCGACCCTGCCACCATCCTGGGCGCCGTGACGCCAGTGCCGGACAGCCTGTCCGAATACGCCTTTGCCGGCCTGCTGCGCGGCAACCGCACCGAATTGGTGAAGTGCCGTGGTAATGACCTGCAAGTGCCAGCCACCGCCGAAATCATCCTCGAGGGTGTGATTCACCCCGGTGAGATGGCCGATGAAGGGCCTTACGGTGACCACACGGGTTATTACAACGAAGTCGACAGCTTTCCGGTGTTCACCGTCGAGCGCATCACCCATCGGATCAAACCGATCTACCACAGCACCTATACCGGCCGGCCACCAGACGAGCCGGCCATTCTCGGCGTGGCGCTGAACGAAGTGTTCGTGCCTATCCTGCAAAAGCAGTTTCCGGAAATCACCGACTTCTACCTGCCGCCGGAAGGTTGCTCGTACCGCATGGCCATCGTCACCATGAAGAAGTCGTATCCGGGCCATGCCAAGCGGGTAATGCTGGGCGTGTGGTCGTTTTTACGACAATTCATGTACACCAAGTTCGTTATCGTCACCGACGACGACATCAATGCCCGCGACTGGAATGACGTGATCTGGGCCATTACCACGCGCATGGACCCCAAGCGCGACACGGTAATGATCGACAACACGCCAATCGATTACCTCGATTTTGCCTCGCCGGTGTCGGGCCTTGGATCGAAAATGGGCCTGGATGCCACTCACAAATGGCCGGGTGAAACCACCCGCGAGTGGGGCCGGGTGATCGTCAAGGATGACGCAGTGACTGCTCGCGTCGATGCAATCTGGAAAGAATTGGGAATAGATTGA